From one Perca flavescens isolate YP-PL-M2 chromosome 4, PFLA_1.0, whole genome shotgun sequence genomic stretch:
- the tas1r3 gene encoding taste receptor type 1 member 3: MAAPFTLLVLCWAFRLSCSASPPEWFHNISTNLFSLPGDIMLGGLFPINELSSNLSQRMEPNDISCKSLNEYGLGLALVMKYAVDEINTNQILLPGINLGYEIYDTCLQSALIVKPTISFLTAKSTKVLSVECNYTDYETSISAVIGPLTSEMVSVIGKLLGFFLMPQVSFGATSDKFSDKLLYPSFFRTVPSDKWQVEVMALLLKEFNWNWVALVGSEEEYGQQGLQEFSKIAENMSICVAYQGLIPVYTDPKSAIDTIIDNIQATKVGVVVVFSLAEPAMAFIKEVIRRNVTAVWIASTSWVLNDQVAHLPNIQSIGTIIGFLYKVKTVDLLAQYTQELFTKMSEERAKMFPSTPKENPDNPCPQCWNLSTANITLVTSDAVKRTAFSVYAAIYSVAQALHNLLGCNSTACMQGSDTKIYPWKLLQVLKKTSVDINGMRLEFDTNGNPNIGYNVIEWVWNDSGFEYLEVGSFYQRLSINKTLFKWHTAKVPESTCSAACGPGQIRRVKGFHSCCFDCIDCLAGTYQANEEDIQCKECPERQWSVDRGINCTNPTFVVLSWDTSVALVMMLAGVLLLVCQVSVGVVFLKHRGTLLVAASGGALSFVALISLMGACLSLLLFLGQPGDMVCYLQVPLTSIFQTVAISVIMSISLQILYVTEVPKTTASHLHILRGPGSWLFVLVCCAVQAGFCVWFVQEGPSLSEYVSKMKIDFLSTFLACPVEPLHGFAIIQGFNGVMALISFMCTFMAAQPPHQYNLARDITFSTLIYCVIWVTFIPIYIGLSPKDRSIVHVSFTLASNLGLVAAYFFPKCYLLLRKPELNTAEHFCTFLEGVPLTQAQEEPQPQTETGQ; this comes from the exons ATGGCTGCTCCTTTCACTCTGCTGGTTTTGTGCTGGGCGTTCAGACTGAGCTGCAGTGCGAGTCCACCTGAATGGTTCCACAACATTTCTACCAATCTCTTTAGTTTGCCTGGGGACATTATGCTCGGAGGGCTCTTTCCCATCAACGAACTCTCCAGCAACCTCAGCCAGAGGATGGAGCCTAACGACATCAGCTGTAAAAG TTTAAATGAGTATGGACTGGGCCTCGCTCTAGTAATGAAATATGCAGTGGATGAAATCAACACAAACCAAATTCTGCTCCCTGGCATTAATTTGGGTTATGAAATCTATGACACATGCCTACAATCTGCCCTCATTGTAAAGCCCACCATCTCGTTCCTCACTGCAAAATCTACCAAAGTGCTATCTGTGGAGTGTAATTACACTGACTATGAGACCAGCATATCAGCAGTGATTGGTCCTTTAACCTCGGAAATGGTGTCGGTCATAGGAAAACTCCTGGGATTCTTTCTGATGCCACAG GTTAGTTTCGGTGCCACCAGTGACAAATTCAGTGACAAGCTTCTCTATCCGTCATTCTTCCGTACGGTGCCCAGCGACAAATGGCAAGTGGAAGTCATGGCGCTTCTGCTGAAGGAGTTTAACTGGAACTGGGTGGCATTGGTTGGCAGTGAAGAGGAGTATGGACAACAAGGTTTGCAGGAATTCTCCAAAATAGCAGAAAATATGTCTATTTGTGTGGCCTATCAGGGGCTGATTCCAGTCTACACTGACCCTAAATCAGCGATCGATACCATCATCGACAATATCCAAGCAACCAAAGTCGGAGTGGTAGTAGTCTTTTCTCTTGCAGAGCCAGCTATGGCATTTATTAAAGAG GTCATCAGGAGAAATGTAACGGCTGTGTGGATTGCCAGCACAAGTTGGGTCCTTAATGATCAAGTGGCTCATCTCCCCAATATCCAATCAATCGGAACAATCATTGGATTCTTATACAAGGTAAAGACCGTGGATCTGCTCGCTCAATACACACAGGAGCTCTTCACCAAAATGAGTGAGGAGAGGGCGAAAATGTTCCCCTCCACACCAAAGGAGAATCCTGACAATCCCTGCCCACAGTGTTGGAACTTGTCAACTGCTAATATTACCTTGGTAACAAGCGATGCAGTGAAGCGCACCGCTTTCAGTGTGTATGCTGCCATCTACAGTGTTGCACAGGCACTGCACAACCTGCTGGGATGCAATTCAACTGCCTGCATGCAGGGATCTGATACCAAAATCTATCCCTGGAAG CTGTTGCaggttttaaagaaaacttctgTAGACATAAATGGCATGCGATTAGAGTTTGACACAAATGGCAACCCAAACATTGGCTATAATGTGATAGAGTGGGTCTGGAATGATTCTGGTTTCGAGTACCTAGAAGTTGGAAGTTTTTATCAACGACTGTCGATCAACAAAACCCTCTTCAAATGGCACACTGCAAAG GTTCCTGAGTCCACCTGTTCAGCAGCATGTGGGCCAGGCCAGATCCGCAGAGTCAAAGGCTTCCATTCCTGCTGTTTTGATTGTATTGACTGTTTGGCAGGCACTTACCAGGCAAATGAGG AGGACATCCAGTGCAAAGAGTGCCCGGAACGTCAATGGTCTGTAGACCGCGGCATTAATTGCACCAACCCCACCTTTGTTGTTTTGTCCTGGGACACGTCCGTGGCTCTGGTAATGATGCTGGCTGGGGTGCTGCTCCTGGTATGTCAGGTGTCAGTGGGTGTTGTGTTCCTGAAACACCGGGGGACCCTATTGGTAGCGGCCTCGGGGGGAGCCCTGAGTTTTGTGGCTCTGATTAGCCTGATGGGAGCTTGCCTCAGCCTTCTGCTCTTCCTGGGGCAGCCAGGGGACATGGTGTGTTATCTTCAGGTGCCCCTCACCTCCATTTTCCAAACAGTGGCCATCTCCGTTATCATGTCCATCTCACTACAG ATACTCTACGTGACAGAGGTCCCAAAGACGACCGCCTCTCACCTCCATATACTAAGAGGCCCTGGAAGCTGGCTGTTTGTGCTGGTCTGCTGTGCTGTACAGGCTGGTTTCTGTGTCTGGTTTGTTCAGGAAGGGCCTTCGCTGTCTGAATATGtgtcaaaaatgaaaatagactttctgagcacatttctggCATGTCCAGTGGAACCCTTGCATGGATTTGCCATAATACAAGGTTTCAACGGTGTAATGGCCCTTATATCATTCATGTGTACCTTCATGGCAGCACAGCCTCCTCATCAGTATAACCTTGCCAGGGACATCACCTTTTCCACCTTGATCTACTGTGTGATTTGGGTGACCTTTATTCCGATCTACATAGGCTTGAGTCCCAAGGACAGGTCTATTGTCCATGTTTCTTTCACCCTGGCAAGCAACTTAGGACTGGTGGCAGCCTACTTCTTCCCAAAATGCTACCTGCTGTTGAGAAAACCTGAGCTCAATACAGCAGAGCACTTTTGTACCTTCCTAGAGGGTGTCCCACTAACACAAGCTCAGGAGGAACCTCAgccacagacagagacagggcaGTAG